One Clostridium sp. CM027 genomic window carries:
- a CDS encoding sugar ABC transporter ATP-binding protein, which translates to MQSNFPYVGIEVNLLSTENVLLKVEGVGKEYDGNRVLKDISFTLEKGKILGLVGENGAGKSTLMNILFGMKVISETGGYEGSVYLNGEKIKFKSPVDALKAGIGMVHQEFSLIPGFTVGENVLLNMEKTKKSLISKVLGKRMETIDLPEIRKSAQKAIDTLGVRLDTETLVSEMPVGHKQFIEIAREINRSGVKLIVLDEPTAVLTESEAEVLLKSMRLLADIGISIVFISHRLHEITAICDTIVVLRDGLVVVETPAENVDVRQIAEWMVGRDVDAEAKYIRPVVKIDEKDIIFETRNLWVDMPGETIKNVSLKVRRGEILGIGGLAGQGKLGIPNGIMGLFMSGGEIFFEDKPLRLNNTLNALQSGIAFVSEDRRGVGLLLDEPIDWNIAFNAMQVQNKFLKSYLGGAIKWRDEKAMKACALEYIKSLEIRCTSQRQPVRNLSGGNQQKVCLAKAFAMKPKLLFVSEPTRGIDVGAKKLVLDALRKYNEENNTTIVIISSELEELKSISDRIAIVCEGKIFGILPPDAPVVDFGLLMAGEFKINEEGEKTWLR; encoded by the coding sequence GTGCAAAGTAATTTTCCTTATGTTGGGATAGAGGTGAATTTATTGTCTACAGAAAATGTACTACTTAAGGTAGAAGGCGTTGGCAAAGAATATGACGGAAACAGAGTGCTTAAAGATATAAGTTTCACACTTGAAAAAGGAAAGATATTGGGACTTGTCGGAGAGAATGGAGCGGGCAAATCTACATTGATGAATATCTTATTTGGTATGAAGGTGATTTCTGAAACTGGCGGTTATGAAGGTTCTGTTTATTTAAATGGAGAAAAAATCAAATTCAAGAGCCCTGTGGATGCTTTAAAAGCAGGAATAGGAATGGTACACCAAGAATTTTCACTAATTCCTGGATTTACGGTAGGAGAGAATGTACTTCTTAACATGGAAAAGACCAAGAAAAGCTTGATTTCAAAGGTCCTAGGTAAACGTATGGAAACTATAGACTTACCAGAAATTCGAAAGAGCGCTCAAAAGGCCATAGATACATTAGGGGTTCGGCTGGATACAGAAACACTGGTATCTGAAATGCCAGTTGGGCATAAGCAATTTATAGAAATAGCACGTGAAATTAACAGAAGTGGGGTTAAACTTATTGTTTTGGATGAGCCAACTGCAGTACTTACAGAATCTGAAGCTGAGGTTCTATTGAAATCTATGAGGCTTCTTGCAGATATCGGTATTTCCATTGTGTTTATATCTCACAGACTTCATGAAATAACAGCCATTTGCGATACTATTGTTGTACTCAGGGATGGGTTAGTTGTTGTAGAGACACCAGCAGAGAATGTGGATGTAAGACAAATTGCGGAATGGATGGTAGGTAGAGATGTTGATGCAGAAGCTAAATATATAAGGCCAGTAGTAAAAATTGACGAAAAGGATATAATTTTCGAAACTCGAAATCTCTGGGTGGACATGCCTGGTGAAACAATTAAAAATGTTTCATTAAAGGTTCGTAGAGGTGAAATTTTAGGTATTGGTGGTCTTGCAGGGCAAGGTAAGCTTGGAATTCCTAATGGAATTATGGGACTTTTTATGTCAGGCGGGGAGATTTTCTTTGAGGATAAACCACTCCGTTTAAACAATACATTAAATGCGCTACAAAGTGGCATAGCATTTGTATCTGAGGACCGTAGAGGTGTTGGATTACTTTTAGATGAACCTATTGACTGGAATATTGCTTTTAATGCCATGCAAGTACAAAACAAATTTCTTAAAAGTTATTTAGGGGGGGCGATTAAGTGGCGTGATGAGAAAGCTATGAAAGCATGTGCGCTGGAATACATAAAGTCACTAGAAATTCGGTGCACTAGCCAGCGTCAGCCAGTGCGTAATCTCTCAGGTGGAAATCAACAAAAAGTTTGCCTTGCAAAGGCATTTGCTATGAAGCCAAAGTTACTTTTTGTCTCTGAGCCTACCCGCGGTATAGATGTTGGAGCAAAAAAATTGGTTTTAGATGCATTAAGAAAATATAACGAAGAAAACAACACAACTATAGTTATAATATCCTCAGAACTGGAAGAACTTAAATCTATTAGTGATAGGATAGCTATTGTTTGTGAAGGGAAAATATTTGGTATTCTGCCACCAGATGCTCCTGTAGTTGATTTTGGGTTATTAATGGCGGGAGAATTTAAGATAAACGAAGAGGGTGAAAAAACATGGCTCAGATAA
- a CDS encoding ABC transporter permease: protein MAQINKFIKNFGWARIIIAMFLLALFIVAPIFGVKVDASLNDVIVRFGMSGIMVLSMVPMIQSGCGLNFGVPVGLISGMMGAVVSLELNLTGMAGIGVAFLVGLAMAAVLGFLYGLLLNRVKGDEMIIATYVGFSFVFLMNILWLKLPFKNPASVMGFKGEGLRVTISLEEYWIHVLSDILKIPVSKYLIIPTGMILFFILMCLIVWGFFKTKIGTAITAVGSNPDYARASGININKMRVVSVMLSTMLAAVGMIVFQQSFGFVQMFNSPLAFVFPSVAAVLLGGACVNKATIANVVIGTFLFQGILTMTPSVINSAINIDMSEIIRIIVSNGLIVYALTRKGR from the coding sequence ATGGCTCAGATAAATAAATTCATCAAAAACTTTGGATGGGCTCGCATCATCATTGCCATGTTCCTTTTAGCATTATTTATTGTCGCTCCTATTTTCGGGGTAAAGGTTGATGCATCTTTAAATGATGTTATTGTGCGTTTTGGTATGAGTGGTATTATGGTACTTTCTATGGTGCCTATGATTCAATCAGGATGTGGCCTGAACTTTGGTGTTCCAGTAGGCCTTATATCAGGAATGATGGGGGCCGTGGTGAGCCTAGAGCTTAATCTTACAGGTATGGCAGGAATCGGAGTAGCCTTTCTAGTAGGACTTGCTATGGCCGCAGTTTTGGGTTTTCTTTATGGATTGCTTCTAAATCGAGTTAAAGGCGATGAAATGATTATAGCCACATATGTGGGTTTCTCGTTCGTCTTTTTAATGAATATATTATGGCTCAAACTTCCCTTTAAAAACCCAGCAAGTGTTATGGGGTTCAAAGGTGAGGGGCTTAGGGTCACAATTAGTCTTGAAGAGTACTGGATACATGTACTTAGTGATATCTTAAAAATTCCTGTTTCAAAATATCTAATTATCCCTACAGGAATGATTTTATTTTTTATTCTTATGTGTTTGATAGTTTGGGGATTTTTTAAAACAAAGATTGGTACAGCTATTACAGCGGTGGGCTCTAATCCGGATTATGCAAGGGCGTCAGGAATTAATATTAATAAAATGAGAGTAGTATCAGTAATGCTGTCAACAATGCTAGCGGCAGTTGGTATGATTGTTTTTCAGCAAAGCTTTGGTTTTGTTCAAATGTTCAACTCTCCCTTAGCATTTGTATTTCCATCGGTGGCAGCTGTTCTACTTGGAGGCGCCTGCGTTAATAAAGCAACAATTGCCAATGTAGTTATTGGAACATTTTTGTTTCAAGGTATTTTGACAATGACGCCGTCAGTGATAAACAGCGCCATAAATATTGATATGTCTGAAATCATCCGAATAATAGTTTCTAACGGATTGATTGTATATGCACTGACGCGGAAAGGGAGGTAG